A stretch of Mya arenaria isolate MELC-2E11 chromosome 14, ASM2691426v1 DNA encodes these proteins:
- the LOC128215867 gene encoding somatostatin receptor type 2-like, protein MDNSVTTVRYNVSPAYTEQEGQMPYPESYESAKDILQTYVVPVIIITGLIGNTISFVVFLASPLKRISTSLYLAALAFSDSGFLVCLGIGWLESLDIRLFHKEGICQITVYASFVFSFTSIWFVNAFTLEMYIAVFHTRKSPKLCVPKTARKIVGVLTLIAAAIYIYSFWIAKLVETSRSSNKVCLIIPEDAKSAMIFSVFDTILTLVVPFTMIIIMMGRLLVHISRFYSTELESGPSSTVMETNGEESTAHPAVRQASEAHSKLTRMLVVTVVVFLVLNLPSHAIKVQFLIRSLLSPEVQFTETEGFMQVVFQILYYANFSVNFVLYSACGRSFRGAIIRMTINLRYGSCFERCSCRKLVQTITKTAKTTKETNDESRHVAGQQHSRLVDIHLDEIRFSQLPSIDSQFICQSPPCLLAFESEHLMEQQGFQ, encoded by the coding sequence ATGGATAATTCTGTAACAACCGTCCGATACAATGTTTCACCAGCCTACACGGAACAAGAAGGACAAATGCCATATCCAGAAAGCTACGAATCAGCAAAAGACATTTTACAGACGTACGTTGTCCCTGTCATTATAATCACTGGACTGATAGGCAATACAATCAGCTTTGTCGTGTTCCTGGCCTCGCCACTGAAGCGGATCTCAACGAGCCTGTACCTAGCAGCACTTGCTTTCTCGGACTCCGGCTTCCTTGTATGTTTAGGTATCGGATGGTTGGAATCATTAGATATTCGATTGTTTCATAAAGAGGGTATCTGCCAGATTACAGTTTACGCATCATTTGTCTTCAGTTTTACGTCGATATGGTTTGTAAATGCGTTCACACTGGAAATGTACATCGCCGTTTTTCACACAAGAAAAAGCCCCAAACTATGTGTTCCAAAGACAGCCAGAAAGATTGTTGGTGTACTGACTTTGATTGCGGcggcaatatatatatattctttctGGATCGCGAAACTTGTTGAGACGTCTAGATCTTCGAACAAAGTGTGTCTAATCATTCCTGAGGACGCGAAATCGGCCATGATATTTTCAGTATTTGACACAATTCTAACGCTTGTGGTGCCGTTCACAATGATTATCATCATGATGGGGCGTTTGTTGGTCCACATATCCAGATTCTACAGCACTGAGCTCGAGAGTGGACCGAGTTCTACAGTAATGGAAACAAATGGCGAAGAGTCGACGGCACATCCAGCGGTTCGGCAGGCTAGTGAGGCACATTCAAAGTTAACTCGAATGCTGGTAGTGACAGTCGTTGTTTTTCTGGTACTCAATCTACCTAGCCATGCTATAAAGGTCCAGTTCCTCATCCGGTCCCTTCTTTCCCCGGAAGTCCAATTTACGGAAACAGAAGGTTTCATGCAGGTTGTGTTTCAAATACTGTATTATGCGAACTTTTCTGTGAACTTTGTCCTCTACAGTGCATGTGGCCGCAGTTTTAGAGGGGCAATAATCCGAATGACAATCAACCTTCGATACGGTTCGTGCTTTGAGCGTTGTAGCTGCCGGAAGTTAGTTCAAACTATTACTAAAACTGCCAAAACAACGAAGGAGACTAATGATGAATCTCGGCACGTTGCCGGACAACAACATTCTAGATTGGTGGACATACATCTGGATGAAATTCGATTTTCACAGCTTCCGTCGATAGACAGTCAATTCATTTGTCAATCTCCACCATGCTTGTTGGCATTTGAGTCGGAGCACTTGATGGAGCAGCAAGGATTTCAATAA